The following DNA comes from Hordeum vulgare subsp. vulgare chromosome 3H, MorexV3_pseudomolecules_assembly, whole genome shotgun sequence.
ggcCACCCCAGGAAACCGTAGGTGGGGCGGCGGCAGCCCTAGAAGGAGGGGGCGGCcgcggccctaggggtggcttgcctcccaagtcggAGAGAGGCAGCCCCATGCCTTAGGGTtttgccctaggcgccttgggcctcctatgTTGGCtcacaccagcccaccaagggctggttcaCTCTCACTTTCGGCCCATgcagccctccgggacaggtggaccctcccggtggacccccggtaccctttcggtggtcccggtacaataacgATAAACCCCAAAACCTTTACGGTGACTGAaattggacttcccatatataaatctttacctccagactattccaaaactcctcgtgacgtcccggatctcatccgggactccgaacaacattcggtaacaacatacacaattcccattacaactctagtgtcaccgaaccttaagtgtgtagaccctacgagttcgggaaccatgcagacatgatcgaggcgcctctccggccaataaccaacagcgggatctagatacccacgttggctcccacatgttccacggtgatctcatcagatgaaccacgatgtcaaggattcagtcaatcccgtatacaattccctttgtctaccggtatgatacttgcccgagattcgatcgtcgaatccctataccttgttcaatctcgttaccggcaagtctccttactcattccgtaacacatgatcttgtggctaactccttattcacattgagctcattatgatgatgtattaccgagtggtcccatagatacctctccgtcaaacggagtgacaaatcccagtcttgattcgtaccaacccaacagaaacttttggagatacctgtagtgcacctttataatcacccagttacgttgtgacgtttgatacacccaaagcattcctacagtatctgggagttgcatgatttcatggtctaaggaaaagatacttgacattagaaaagctctagcacatgaactATACGATctcgtgctatgcttaggattgggtcttgtccatcacatcattctcctaatgatgtgatcccattatcaacgacatccaatgtcaatggtcaagaaaccatgaccatttatttatcaacgagctagtcagctagaggctcactagggacatgttgtggtttatgtattcacacatgtattacggtttccggttaatacaattatagcatgaacaatagaaaattatcatgaataaggaaatataaaaataaccattttattattgcctatagggcatattttcaacaggaaagaggtattcgggttccgaaaaagtttcgggcattaccagtagtgtactgggagtgacgaatgggttcccggggTCCAACGGGAGGGCCACCCACCCTATggggccacatgggcctaggaggtggcacaccaacccttgATGGGCTGCGCAGCCAGCTCctatgggcctatgcgccaagagggaAGAGAGGGGAGGAGACATAATtgaggaggactcccccccccaagccCCACCTCCtagttggaggtggactcctccaccttggGGCAGCCGaccaaccctaggggaaaccctacggcaccaccccttcccctccctcctacatatagtggaggggagagagggcagcAGTTACCTTAATCCAACGcacagccccctctccctccctctagttcgttcctcctctagatcggttcggcagtgcacgacgaagccctgccggatcagctccaccactaTTGCTGCCACGTCGTTGTGATGTTGGagtactcatctacctctccaccctcgcttgttggatcaaggacaTGGAGATCGTCatccagctgtacgtgtgctaaacacggaggtgccgtccgtttggcactagatctggatggaccgtgatgggatcgtgggacggaccgtgatgagatcgtgggacggattgtgatttggatcgcgaagatgttcgactacatcaaccgtgttatatacgcttctgcttagcaatctacaagggtatgtggattcgatctctcctctcgtagatgttcatcaccatggatagatcttgtatgcgcgtaggaaattttttgtttcccgtgcaacgttccccaacaaaaatccTATCTATGTGCAATTGAAGAACAAATCTAACAACCATATATCTTTGTAGCATTCAATCACTAATCTAATAAGCATTTATCTATGAAGCATCCAAGTATAAAGATCCCTATCTCATTGTAATATCAGTAGCATTTTCGCATGAATTAATTACAACAAATCTAAGGCACAAAATCTAATACAAAAAAACCCCATCTAGAAAACACCACCAAGAAAACCCCATCTAGAAATTCCCATCCGGAAAACCCCATGTAGAGAAGAGCCCATTTACAAAACACCATCTTGAAAACCAAGTAATTTAACCCTACATTCTCAATAATAGAACTAACAAGGAAATAGCGTCTCAGGAAATAGAACTACCTCCTCGTCGCCAGCCTGCGGAGCGCCGCTTGACGCCGTGACCTCCTGCTCCGGCACCTCCTTCTCAAGATCCGCAGCAGCGACACCGGTTGCGGTCTGTCCCGCACCGCCCTTGATGCCGCCAATGCCCTGCACTGCTTCTGCCGCGATCGCCGCGCCAAGCTTCTCCAACACATCCCCGACCGCAGCGGCGACAGCGCGATGAGTGTTCTCCATTGGAAAGACGTAGGAGATAGAGGTGAGGGAGATGATGCGATGCGAGAGAGCGAGAAGACGAAGTGGGGGAGCGGGAGCCGACGCGTCGGGGCGAGAGAGACGAATTGGAGGCAAATGGTAGGGGCGATGCGTCCGGAGGTGGTACCCCTCCTCTTATAGGATGGGATAGATTTGGCAATTTCGGCCACCACGTGCTATCCCACAACTGTCATATGCACACGCGAAAACAAAACGCACGCGTATACGAATACGACAATACAGTTAGCGTATGAACCAACCGAGTCGTATGGGCTCGTACATGGCTCGTTCAGGTCTATACGCAAGTGCTGAAAAGATGATGGTGCCCCTCACTCCCAAAGGGTATTGGAAGATCTCATCCGTCCTTGTATTCCTCCCCTCCGCGTTCAGTCAAGGGGGGAGCACCGGAACAGAAGCGATGATACAGAGCGCTTGTCGTGATGATTAGCAAGTATACATGGTGCACAAGAGCGCATTTTGTAGAAGCaactcgaccatcgatacaaccatGTCTTTGAGAGGGACTTATATACTTGAACCGTTTGTATAGACGCGATCATGGTTTTATTGGACGAAAGCCTACTTCAAAAGAGATGTGTTAATTATATGTATATCTGGGTGTGGCTGCATCTCAGTTGACTGAGACTTAATCAAGTCTCAGTCAAATGACACACCATAtataaaaagaagaaagaaaaatgaaaattttgCATGGATCCTCACATAAAGTCTCACGAATATAATATTGACTGACTTTGTTAAGTCTCAATCGACTGAGATTTAGCAATGCTGATCGGACATATAGACACATGTGCCATCAGTGAGATGATCACTAGATTGAATACACAGACTGATAGTACATATATATGTGCAACATACAATGGCATGCATGCATAGGAAGCAACTAGCTACTTAGCTGGCTGAGAGATCAATGGATCTCGTCAGTGTAATGAAGCGGTAGCCAGAGCTACCTGCATGCAGCTGAATACAATTTACGTACAAACTCAAATATACTGGACGAAGAAAAGAGAAGAAAACCGACCGGTGCTAAACACAGCTAATTACGCGCAAAAGAAACCGCAGAAAAACAAACGATGCCtggctcgagcttgagctcgacAGTCCGTCAAAACGTCGCGTCCCCGCGAGCCAACTGGTGAATGATTACACCTGCATGCAGGCGTGCTCGGAGCAGGTCATCATGGTGCTGGCGGACATGGTGGCCGCCGGGTCGACGACCTCCCCGACGCAGCCGCCGCCGACGGACTGCTGAGCCGCCGTTGGCGGGACGTCGGGCACGTTGTTGCTGAGCTGGTGGTGCTGGTTGGAGACCCTCTTGCAGCTGGGCGCGACGCCGACGATCGCCGGCGCGCAGGCGGCGGCGTCGAGCTGCGTGACGAGCGGGATGACGGGGAGGTTGTCGCAGGTGCAGACCTCGATCATGAAACCGTCGGGGTCGTGGAAGAAGATCTGGTCGACGTGGATGCCGCCCTCCACCACCCGCCGCTGCACGTACCGGATGCCCAGCTCCTTGAGCCGCCGCTGCACCGCCTCCATGCTCTCGCACTGCAACGCATGCACACGAAGCAACACAGATGACACGTCagccacacacacacagagatgtGACATGTCGTACGTACATGCACCCACagccacacaagcacacaagatATCCACGTTAGGTCTATCCTCTCGCAAACCGGCCATCACATTCAGGCCACATGCATGTAATCTAGCTCGAAATTATAAGCACACGGCACTATATATATCACGAAGGCGTTTGCTAGTGCTAGACTAGACAGACGCTATACGCGCATGTGACCGTGTCACTGGCCAACTCACGCATGCGTCCACCGTGTCGCCCTCCATCTCCATCCATCACGTTCGTGTGCTCACGGGGAGAATCCGTATCGAGTCCGGTTGGAGAATCGCTTTCGAGTGTGCATGTGCATGGAGACAGAAGGAAAATTGTGCAGCCACAATACGGTGTAGACGGGCAAGACACAGTCTAGCTGGTAccgtaatactccctccgttcttaaatataaaatCTTTGTAGAGATTTTATTATGACGTACATACGAAACAAAGGAAATAAATATATACTTTaatatatgtttatatacatccacaTGTAGTTCGTATTAAAAACCTCTAAAACAACTTATATTTATAAATGGGGGGAGTATTCGCTATCGGCGCACGACAAGATCGAACAGAGCCAGGTACTGGTACCGCTCGTCCGCTCCACTACCGCAGGTGTCGTGATCAACGTGGGTGCAACTGCGATCTGCTTCCTGTGGTGGTGGAGGCATCACAACGGTACGGTGTACGCTGTGCATGTACCAGGCCAAGACTTTATtttatgtggttgttgttgcgaGATCAAGGGTGGACATGCATGCGTGCGGCGTGCATGCATGCACGGTGATGGCGCGGCATGATCGTGCATGTGGGTGCATTCCTCTCATGACCTGATTTTCAATTCCAGATCTCCAATGAACCAATATATATACCACGTACTCCActatgtagtactccctccgtaaagaaatactATAAGAGAGGAGTAACCATGTTCTGGTGTTGCGTTTGTCAAGTGTAGTTTAGCTGGAACCATCCCTGGATCGAGATCTGTTTGGACGTACGCATCCAAGATGAGTGGAACAGCGTGTTTCACATCCACCTTGGAAGTTACGGTAGGAAGCTAGTGTACTCTAGCTAGTACACCTGTTGATCTGATCTACATGGAAAAAATCTACTCCGGTTGCCATTGACCAAGAACAATCAACTAGCTAGAGCAATGATCATTATTAGTTACTCCATAGCGACTAGctatacatatatatacacgATGCTGATTGGATCTCGGCTGTCGTTTCTCTACCTGGCGTACGACGGTACGAGGTGGATGAGACCGGTCGAGGCCACTTGCGCCTCCGCGCGTGGCAAGCAAATCCTGAAGGTGGAGGCAGAGAAATCGATCTCTGTGGCATGGACGATGGAGCCGGGAACGCCTAGCTGTACTACTTTGGCCAAGTGCAGCCAATAGCTGACAATCAACCAACTGAAATTCCAGCCAATAGCTGTTTTGTACACACGTATGTGGAGTTGGCATGCACTCGCACGTGATTTCAGTTACTCCAGATTCATCGAGCAGCATGTGCGGCTGTCTAGTTTTTGAACCGATCTGTTTCTGGAAGAATCGTTTAATTACTATTCTAGTCACAAGTCAGAGCAAGCTAGCTGAGAAACAGGCCAAGGTGTGGGCAATGGTGCAATGCAATGCCACTctctattttttttttttttgagtgagtaaCTATGGGCACAAGTGGGGGCAATGGTAGTGGTTGATTGATGAGATTGGTAATATACCGTGGTGAAGGAGATGTGATTGTCCTTGGGGTTGATCTCCGTCTTCCTTGGCGGCAAGCTCTCCGGGTCCTCCGCCTGCAGCAGATGCACGCCGATCCCGAAGTTGAAGAGCCTGAAAACCGGCAACCATGTCATCATATGTGGGCTAAGAAATACTCCTGGTACAATATTAGTGCTAGGCCGCATCGCCGGTGCGCCGCCGGACGATCGTATCGTACGTACCATGCGCCGTCGAAGTCGAAGGAGCCCGGGCGGCGGATCTGGATGAAGCCGAGGACGTCGCGGTAGAAGCCGAGCGAGCTCTCCAGCGACCGGCACACCACCGAGATGTGGTTCAGCGACGCCAGCGGCAGAGCCCCGCGaccgccctgcgccgccgccgccttgttcACGCCCGCCGACGCCGTGTTCACCATCCTCTCGATCGTGCCTAAAAGCCTTTCCGCCTTCTTCCTGCTAGAGTGTTGTTCTTTTCCGAGGACCGCGCCAACCCACCTGCCGTGTATACCTAGAGCAGCAGGCCGCCTGCACAGTCGTCGTCCCAGCACGAGGGCAAACTCCGTGCGTACGTGACACTACCCGCCGGTTAGCCGCAGGCTCGAGTCGGTACGCGCGTACGTGCGGTGGCGATGAAATGGACACGGCGGAGATTGCCGGCCGGCCGACGTACGTGCGCTGGCTACACACTGCCGGACGCTACGTACGCGCTGCCGGAAAATCGGCTGAGATGCGGGCGAGAGAGGTGGATGGAAGGAAGCTAGTTGGTGTGGGTGTGAGCTGCAAGAGAGCTCGAGGGCCGTTTATATAGAGGGTATGGAGAACTCGCACATGCACCGACAGCTAGGTAGGTGGCTGAAAAGTGTGTGACCATCCCTCGCTCTGATAAACGGCCCAACTATATGAACCAAGGAGCGATCGAACTCCGTATACGCGCGCCGCGGCGCGGATAAAATGCCAGCAGAAACGCTGCACTGCACTCTCCGAACGAAAGGGAGCCAAGAAAGGCAAAAACAGATGATGATGGTTATGAATTTATGATGATGATGTATCAGGCTGTTGTGTGTGCATCATTGCGTCGTGCTCCCCGTTTATAGCTAATTACGCGTTGCCCAGTTGTGttgtccttttttccttttcatgATAACCCCACCACCTCGGTACCAAACAAATATTctcatatttattgcttttgctcaacaacaacaacaacaacaacaaacatctAATCTTCGCACTGAGATTCACCAAAACCGTTTGTGGAAATAGAGGTGCGAACACATACATTACACGGAAAATTGACCCAGCAATGAGTTCCACTCTAACTGACCTACTTGAGCAAGATCGCCTAGTTAATTTCAAGCCAACAAGCCAACAATCAGAGAGCGTTTTTAATTGTTTTCTCTATTTGTGCTTATTGTGTCCTAGAGGTATATATGTGATGGTGGTGGCAATGTCAAGTGGAATAAAAGTCCCACCTCTCAAACCCTATCTTTTCGTGACTGGTACCAAAGAACATGTGGTGTGTTTGGACTATAAATCAATGGCTCCTAATTCGGCAGAGATTGTCATCCAATGCTTCGGCCTAATTAATTTGGCCGTGGTCGATGAACTTTATGCACTGAATTTCCGGTTTCGTTCCTATGTTTGGTCATGGCATTGTTCTTCGATTGTATCGTGGCGAAGAATTAGTGATTCGACTTACACTGCAAGAAGTTTGTTCGTGGCTACAACGCGTCTAGCAGCCTAGTTTTCTTGTCCATTGGAGGTGAACAATGAATGCAGCTATTTTAAAACTTTACGATTAATCCAACTTATGTATATTTGGTCTTCCACGCTTTTCTCACTGGGAATGTGAAAGGAAAAAATCGAGATGTAAAAGGTGAAGCTAAGAGGACAACCCCGGACTATCTTTGATGTAACATTTTGTTTCATCCAAAGCATTTATTGTTTGTGTTTGTTTCACCGTCCAAAATCTTATTTTCATTGTTTGAAATATATAATCTATAAAATCTGCTGGTACTTCGAAACCATTACATCAACTGTATGCTCCCACGCGCCACACGTAGTAAGTGTGTGTGCAGATATGTGCATAAATATAAGGGCAACCACATATATATTCTATATATACTTCCATTGCAGAAAAGAACAGCCATATATTTCTGCACAAAGAACAACTTTATATGTGTGTGTCAGTCAGTCAGTGTGTGTATTTGAAGCACACGCTGGCCGGGATAGGATAGCATATCGCTATCATGTCGGACCCATCTGTGTCCCCCAGGGTTTGGCCATCGACAGCGCACGTTTTTGTCGAGGGGCTATCCGTGTATCTATGTACATGAAGTAGGAGCAAGCAATCAAGCATGTGGAGGTCTTATCGAGTGTGCCTAGCTGCCCCGTCAGTTCACTCCATGGCTGCCAACCCATAGAGCTCCAGCAATGGCTAGTTGCCTACTTGCACTTGAGACCTGAGATTCAATCAATCACTCTACAGCTGTTTGAGCTATATGGAGTTTAGGCCCAAATGTCCCAAAAAGTAGCTTTTTGAGAAAGCAACAAACAGCGTATGGATTTTATCATGTCTAGCTTATAAAATATGCAGTTGTTATTTGGTGACAAGAAAATGTTGGTCCCCTTTCCCTTGCCAACCCTCACATTCCCATATTTTTATCAGCTGATTCTATAAAAACTTcatccgtctcaaaataaatgtcgTTGTTTTAGTATCAAATTTATACTAACCTAATACTAAATTTACGACACATATTTTAAGACGGATGGAGTATAAAATAACACCACGAATCCACCGTATAGGACGAACTGAGCATATCACATATGGTTAGGTTCCTTATGGTGGGAACAACACACGGGAGTTTGAAGTCATAGATGTGGCACTAGCGGTCACATTTTTCACACATTCAACAGATATTTGTTTAGTGGAAGAAGACTTTTCCGTCAACTATGAAATCTTGCATGGCGACGTCTTCAATCTCAAAATGTTGCGCCCACACGATATCTTGAAGGCGCTCATACGGTACAGTGTACGTAAATTTATAAAATTAagtgtatgtatatatatgagTATTCACGAGTATTGTATTAAAGAAAAGTTCAAGGCGTATGGAGAGTTGTTCCTGGAGTTTTACGAAAAGACTTTGGTGGTCCTTCCAGGCTCCTTCGAGGTCCTTCCATCATTCGCGATGGAAGCGTGTGCACATTTTTCAATAGTTTCATAAGCACtgaaaaaaaatagttttgctaAGTCCCCGTCGACTGAAATTTTACTATGTCACAATCGATACTATTATCAATTGATCTTGTATGAAGATTcatatattttcttttttttcttttacatactacttccttcgttttaaaataagtgattcaaaaataaattagttttgtatcaactttagtacaaagttgaatcatttattttgaaacggaggtagcatatcacttggttaagTCTCAATCCACCGAGACCTAGTCACattcagaaaaaagaaaaagaaaacaatgaaAATTGCACCCTGGGCATCCGCGCACAATGCTACCGGCCAGCAGGGCAACAGTACATTGCCTGCTCCTCGGATGGTGGGCAGCGGCAACGTGGCCCGCACAGACCGCACAGTCGAGTCCCCTCGGTGGATTCCAAGATTCCGGCAAGCCACAAGGAGCCCTCGTACGCCCCGTGACGCCCAACAGAGCTCCCCTGTGAAAACGCAGAGCATGCATGGGGCATGGCCCGGCCCTCCTCTTGCTGACGACGGCTCCCCTGAACTGCATTCCGTGCCGAACTGAGCCGATTCCCTCGGCGCGCGCGGCAAGATCCGGCCGGCACACCGTCCGGCGCTCCGTACGCCGAGGTGATCAGTGCCGTGCGGGGAGGAGAGCTGCTGTTCCGCCGTCGGTCCGCGAGAGATTCTTTCCCGGCTTGTGTTCTGATCAGTTAAAGTTGTCGTGCAGAGCAAAACGCATGTGACGAGGGATGGGAGTAAAGTGTAGGGTACTACTACCATGccaaaaaaaaattagaaaacaaaTACAGGGTAGGGTACGTGCTACGGGATACGGGATGAGTGGCGCACGCACCTCGCGCCGAGCTAGCCCCGCGATGGGCCGATAGCGTTTCAATAATTAAGCACAGCCTGCGTGAAAAAGGTCTGTTTTGACACTTTCTCAAAACTCCAACACAAAATGAACCGAATTCTGCAAATGACCCTTTTCCATGATACTTTTCCATGACCCCGACATGCTAAATGGTGTGGCAACTGTCTTTCACACAAACAAAGAATGAAAAAAAAAGTGGTCTGGATGGAGTCGCGTCCTATGTGACGGTCTGACCGGGCGTCCGGACACGACCAGGTGCGTCCGCGAACACTCATATCCTTTCCATATTTGAAACGGATATAATGGTTTACAGACAGTTCGAACATATAAATATAATGGGTCCGGTTggatcatttttttccttctttctcttGTTCGGTCATCGACCTGACGCGTCCGCAGACGTACGAGGGATCATTTGAGGAGTATGGCTATAGATGCTCCTAACCTAAGACGCTATGCTATCTACCATGGCGTCCCAGACCCGAGCGTCATGAAAATGAATCTTCAATATTTTTAGATCAAATTCATTTTGTGTTGAACTTTCAGAAACTCTATGCATTTTCACATAGTTTATTGTGTCTTCCCCCTCCCTTGTGACGTCTTTTATCTTTTCTAAAATTTATTTTTATGGAAACTGAAACGGAGCATACATCACTTTAGGTCACTCAGTTGTCGGAGCATATTTTCTCGCTGCATGTCGAAATGGATAGAAGAACATACCGTGATGGAATAAGACCAGGAATGCCACTAAACCACTCAAATGTCGTTCCGATGCGAAGACTAGAATGCGTAAATGCAACAACATCCGGACTTGAACTATGATTTACTTCATCGGAAAAtgttcattttctttcttttgcgGAGGAAAAACACTCATCTAGTCCTAGGCACGTAGGCTTTCTAAGAAAACTTAACTCTTAAGTTTTGAAAGTTATGAAGATcgagcaaaatgatgaataggtggTTTAAAATTTGATAATGGAATAGAAAATATCAACCGAATTCCTCCGCCTCGCTCCCACCGAGTGAAAATACCTAGAGACCACGCAGTTGTTGCCGCTAGCCCTGCCACAGCGGCGATGGGCCACGTTCTCATAACGGGGAAGAAATTCATAGGTTGTTTTCATAAAATATTACTCTCCGTCGCTCCCCTCGGATGACTTGGGGGGCAAAAACCCTATAGgtgtcataggccttctccattGCATGTCCTTCCACGAATGGGAGGGGCGCTTTCCGCAAGGGAGTGATACTCTAGTTGTATCACCACGAATGAGTTTGAGGGCAGGGCTGATTGCCCAAATCAAATGGTGGCGGCGCGTGTAAAAAGGATGGAGTTGTGCCTCATACGTCGGTATGGCCTAGATTGAGTGCAACGAGCGGCCATGACTTGGCGGTTGTTAACAGCCCCCATGCATGTCCCTTACTCTCTTTGTTGATCTTCTTCCTTGCTTGGTGGATCGTTGCTATATCGTGAACATGGGGCAATATACTCGGTCCCTACCTTGTGTTGCTTGCTCTCGCTAGTTCTGTGGTGGTGTGGCATTTGTCTCGTGGATGATAGATGTGTGGTGGATGTTGGACGATGGGAGTGGTGATTTCATTGACGAGGTTCTGGATGTCGGGCCAGCCTGGGCAGTGGATTCTCAAAGCAGAGGCAGAGGGGGCTAGATATGGGGTGGGGTTCTCGCCGTGCTTGGTGTGGGTGTCAACTTTGCATCGCAACTATGGCGGAACTGGCTACTCGACTATGGTCGTCTCGGGTCAAGTTGCCTTGGATGTTGAGGCAGAGTTAGAGTCGCGGCCAAGATCTACTAGGAGATGACCGACGGTAGCTCAAGCTGCAAGATCTACTGGGAAATGTCTGGTTTGTGTGGTGTTGTGTCTTGCATTGAAGTGGCTGATGTCGAGGTGGCAGCTCTGAAGGGTGGTGCAGATTAACGATGGAGGGTGCAACAGTTGTAGTGGATGTTGCGGTGGTGGTTTTAAGAGGTGCATCTTCGGTGCTTTATATTCCAAAGATGACATGAGGTAATCGAGGTCCGCTTCCACCACCATCAAAGTCAAGGTGGCTTACTTTGACTCACCTCTCAGCCGTCATGGTTTCTCTCTACCTTTTCAATGGCGACCGCACTTGCATTCGGGAGCCATCAAGGTTCTTTTGCTCTTTATGGGAGAGCCATGCTGGATTTGTATTATTCATCGAGGGTTTGAGATGACTCGATAAGGCGGCAATCTTTGGGTGGTATATGTCCTTAGTTTTCGTC
Coding sequences within:
- the LOC123443049 gene encoding uncharacterized protein LOC123443049 → MVNTASAGVNKAAAAQGGRGALPLASLNHISVVCRSLESSLGFYRDVLGFIQIRRPGSFDFDGAWLFNFGIGVHLLQAEDPESLPPRKTEINPKDNHISFTTCESMEAVQRRLKELGIRYVQRRVVEGGIHVDQIFFHDPDGFMIEVCTCDNLPVIPLVTQLDAAACAPAIVGVAPSCKRVSNQHHQLSNNVPDVPPTAAQQSVGGGCVGEVVDPAATMSASTMMTCSEHACMQV